A single Glycine soja cultivar W05 chromosome 14, ASM419377v2, whole genome shotgun sequence DNA region contains:
- the LOC114384842 gene encoding leishmanolysin homolog, whose translation MEFMVRCCSSCALSRFRFSLRFAIVVFEIVLILAWLEVNNAKLQEHQFQWGGLEGRIENIASHSCIHDQILQQRKRPGRKVYSVTPQVYEPGLSKSRQHKGRALLGVSTSLESQGNEKQPIRIYLNYDAVGHSPDRDCQKVGDIVKLGEPPMTFPPGLPSCNPLADPPVFGDCWYNCTSEDISGEDKKHRLRKALGQTADWFRRALSVEPVKGNLRLSGYSACGQDGGVQLPHKYVEEGVSDADLVLLVTTRPTTGNTLAWAVACERDQWGRAIAGHVNVAPCHLTAEAETLLSATLIHEVMHVLGFDPHAFAHFRDERKRRRIKVTEQVMDEKIGRTVTRVVLPRVVMHSRHHYAAFSRNFTGLELEDGGGRGTSGSHWEKRLLMNEIMTGSVDTRSVVSKMTLALLEDSGWYKANYSMADRLDWGRNQGTQFVTSTCNLWKGAYHCNTTQFSGCTYNREAEGYCPILTYNGDLPQWAQYFPQANKGGQSSLADYCTYFVAYSDGSCTDTSSARAPDRMLGEVRGSNSRCMASSLVRTGFVRGSLAQGNGCYQHKCINNSLEVAVDGIWKVCPRAGGPILFPGFNGELICPAYHELCNSEPVVVSGQCPSACNFNGDCVDGRCHCFLGFHGHDCSRCSCPSNCTGNGTCLSSGICECKTGYTGIDCSTVVCDEQCSLHGGVCDNGVCEFRCSDYAGYTCQNSSMLLSSLSVCRNVLGNDISGQHCAPSESSILQQLEEVVVMPNYHRLFPGGARKLFNIFGSSYCDETAKRLACWISIQKCEKDGDNRLRVCHSACQAYNLACGASLDCGDQTLFSSEGEDEGQCTGSGEMKLSWLNRLRNSFSLRNSSSKGISVRYRQF comes from the exons ATGGAGTTCATGGTTCGGTGTTGTAGCTCGTGCGCGCTATCCAGATTTCGTTTTAGCCTTCGATTCGCCATTGTTGTTTTCGAG ATTGTATTGATATTGGCATGGTTGGAAGTCAACAATGCAAAGCTCCAAGAACACCAATTTCAATGGGGAGGTTTGGAAGGGAGGATTGAGAACATTGCCTCACACTCTTGCATACATGACCAGATACTTCAACAGAGAAAGCGACCTGGTCGCAAGGTTTATTCAGTTACCCCACAGGTGTATGAGCCTGGTCTCTCAAAATCCCGCCAGCATAAAGGTAGGGCACTACTTGGTGTATCAACATCATTGGAGTCACAAGGAAATGAAAAGCAACCTATTAGGATATATCTAAATTATGATGCTGTTGGTCACTCCCCGGACAGGGATTGTCAAAAAGTTGGTGATATTGTCAAG CTTGGGGAGCCTCCCATGACTTTTCCTCCTGGTTTGCCTTCTTGTAACCCTCTTGCTGATCCTCCAGTCTTTGGTGATTGTTGGTATAACTGCACTTCTGAAGATATCTCGGGAGAGGACAAAAAACATCGCCTTCGTAAG GCATTAGGTCAGACAGCTGACTGGTTTAGGAGAGCTTTGTCTGTTGAGCCTGTCAAGGGAAACTTGAGATTAAGTGGGTACTCTGCATGTGGACAAGATGGAGGTGTGCAGCTTCCTCATAAATATGTTGAAG AGGGAGTCTCTGATGCTGACTTAGTTCTCTTGGTGACTACAAGACCTACAACTGGGAATACACTTGCTTGGGCTGTGGCATGTGAACGTGACCAATGGGGCCGTGCTATAGCTG gACATGTTAATGTTGCTCCTTGTCATTTGACAGCTGAGGCAGAGACTTTACTTTCAGCTACTCTGATACATGAG GTTATGCACGTTCTTGGTTTTGATCCTCATGCCTTTGCTCATTttagagatgaaagaaaaagacGCCGTATTAAG GTTACCGAACAAGTAATGGATGAAAAGATTGGGCGGACGGTAACACGTGTGGTGCTTCCTCGTGTTGTCATGCATTCTCGACATCATTATGCG GCATTCTCAAGAAATTTTACTGGCCTAGAGTTGGAAGATGGTGGAGGACGTGGCACATcag GGTCTCACTGGGAAAAGAGACTTCTGATGAATGAGATCATGACTGGTTCTGTGGATACCAGATCTGTAGTTTCAAAAATGACATTAGCTCTCTTAGAAGATAGTGGATGGTACAAAGCCAATTATAGCATGGCAGACCGACTTGATTGGGGTCGCAACCAGGGTACTCAGTTTGTTACCTCCACTTGCAATCTCTGGAAAGGGGCCTATCATTGCAACACAACACAGTTCTCAGGTTGTACCTATAACAGAGAGGCAGAGGGTTACTGCCCAATTCTAACCTACAATGGAGACCTTCCTCAGTGGGCTCAGTATTTTCCTCAAGCTAATAAAG GTGGACAATCCTCATTGGCTGATTATTGCACTTATTTTGTTGCATACTCTGATGGATCATGTACAGACACTAGCAGTGCACGTGCGCCTGATAGAATGTTAGGTGAAGTTCGAGGAAGTAACTCTAG GTGTATGGCCTCATCATTAGTGCGCACAGGATTTGTACGAGGTTCTCTGGCCCAGGGAAATGGTTGTTATCAGCACAAGTGTATCAACAATTCTTTAGAG GTTGCTGTGGATGGTATCTGGAAAGTGTGTCCTCGGGCTGGTGGACCCATTCTGTTCCCTGGTTTTAATG GCGAATTAATCTGCCCTGCATATCATGAGCTCTGTAACTCAGAACCAGTGGTCGTGTCTGGGCAATGTCCCAGTGCATGTAATTTCAACGGAGACTGTGTTGATGGAAGGTGCCACTGCTTTCTTGGATTTCATGGTCACGATTGCAGTAGAT GTTCCTGCCCCAGCAATTGCACTGGCAATGGCACGTGCCTCTCCAGTGGAATATGTGAATGTAAAACTGGCTATACTGGCATTGACTGTTCTACTG TTGTCTGTGATGAGCAATGCAGCCTTCATGGTGGGGTTTGTGATAATGGAGTTTGCGAATTTCGCTGTTCTGACTATGCGGGATATACTTGCCAGAACAGCTCCATGCTCCTCTCCAGTCTTTCAGTTTGCAGAAATGTTCTGGGAAATGATATTTCCGGGCAGCATTGTGCTCCCAGTGAATCTAGCATACTACAGCAGCTAGAAGAAGTGGTTGTCATGCCCAACTACCATAGATTATTTCCTGGTGGGGCTAGGAaactatttaatatatttgGCAGCTCCTACTGTGATGAGACAGCTAAAAGGCTTGCATGCTGG ATCTCAATCCAGAAGTGTGAGAAGGATGGAGACAACCGGCTACGAGTATGCCATTCTGCATGCCAGGCTTATAACCTAGCATGTGGAGCTTCACTGGACTGCGGTGACCAAACCCTTTTCAGCAGCGAGGGGGAGGATGAGGGTCAGTGCACTGGCTCTGGTGAAATGAAATTGTCATGGTTAAATCGACTGAGAAATAGTTTTTCTTTGAGAAACAGTTCCTCCAAAGGAATATCTGTAAGATATAGGCAGTTTTAG